A region from the Drosophila takahashii strain IR98-3 E-12201 chromosome 2L, DtakHiC1v2, whole genome shotgun sequence genome encodes:
- the Polr1F gene encoding DNA-directed RNA polymerase I subunit RPA43 yields MAKILQKYIKFSAKELEKYASTPGSCVRCISKEMHLAMGPYGMASFKHALHELLIRTKVGFYDASLDGIVLGIKNIKVLGQTAGLRADDPTMHLVIHADFYVFRPEVGAVLNGVVQHISKYHINAVIYRVFNTNIRFTNKEQSRDDFAMDQEIKFSIKSFDIGNVVPCIEGELLFENGKEPKNQSTKFASPEPEAILVKEEDPDEMLDALLEEIKKEPDFTPTKKSKTKRKNGENGDTVKMKKVKKEIKSEPI; encoded by the exons ATGGCCAAGATACTGCAGAAATACATAAAGTTCTCGGCCAAGGAGCTGGAGAAGTACGCCAGCACCCCGGGGTCCTGTGTGCGATGCATCTCCAAGGAGATGCACCTGGCAATGGGTCCGTACGGCATGGCCAGCTTCAAGCACGCTCTCCACGAGCTGCTCATCCGCACCAAGGTGGGATTCTACGATGCCAGTCTCGACGGGATTGTGCTGGGCATCAAGAACATCAAAGTGCTGGGACAAACAGCCGGACTGCGGGCGGATGATCCCACCATGCACCTGGTCATTCACGCGGACTTCTACGTCTTCCGTCCCGAAGTGGGCGCCGTACTGAACGGCGTGGTGCAGCACATATCCAAGTACCACATCAACGCCGTCATCTACCGGGTCTTCAACACCAACATCCGCTTCACCAACAAGGAACAGAGCCGCGATGACTTCGCCATGGACCAGGAGATCAAGTTCAGCATAAAGAGCTTCGATATCGGCAATGTGGTGCCATGCATCGAGGGTGAACTTCTGTTTGAGAATGGCAAGGAGCCAAAG AATCAATCCACAAAGTTTGCCAGTCCCGAACCGGAGGCTATATTGGTTAAGGAAGAGGACCCCGATGAAATGTTAGATGCCCTTTTAGaagaaattaagaaagaacCCGATTTTACGCCAACTaagaaatcaaaaacaaaacgcaAGAATGGAGAAAATGGTGACACGGTAAAgatgaaaaaagtgaaaaaagaaataaaaagcgaGCCAATATAG
- the Hrb27C gene encoding heterogeneous nuclear ribonucleoprotein 27C, translated as MEEDERGKLFVGGLSWETTQENLSRYFCRFGDIIDCVVMKNNESGRSRGFGFVTFADPTNVNHVLQNGPHTLDGRTIDPKPCNPRTLQKPKKGGGYKVFLGGLPSNVTETDLRTFFGRYGKVTEVVIMYDQEKKKSRGFGFLSFEEESSVEHVTNERYINLNGKQVEIKKAEPRDGSGGQNSNNSTVGGAYGKLGNECSHWGPHHAPINMMQGQNGQMGGPPLNMPIGAPNMMPGYQGWGTSPQQQQYGYGNSGPGSYQGWGAPPGPQGPPPQWSNYAGPQQTQGYGGYDMYNSTSTGAPSGPSGGGSWNSWNMPPNSAGPTGAPGAGAGTATDMYSRAQTWAAGGPSTTGPVGGMPRTGPGNSASKSGSEYDYGGYGSGYDYDYSNYVKQEGASNYGAGPRSAYGNDSSTQPPYATSQAV; from the exons ATGGAGGAGGACGAGAGGGGCAAACTGTTCGTGGGCGGCCTGTCCTGGGAGACGACGCAGGAGAATCTGTCGCGGTACTTCTGCCGCTTCGGCGACATCATCGATTGTGTGGTGATGAAGAACAACGAGAGCGGCAGGTCGCGCGGCTTTGGCTTCGTGACCTTCGCCGATCCCACCAACGTCAACCACGTGCTGCAGAACGGACCGCACACGCTCGACGGCCGAACCATCGACCCCAAGCCGTGCAATCCGCGCACGCTGCAGAAACCGAAGAAGGGCGGCGGCTACAAGGTCTTCCTGGGTGGCCTGCCCTCGAACGTCACCGAGACCGATCTGCGCACCTTCTTTGGCCGCTACGGCAAGGTCACCGAGGTGGTCATCATGTACGACCAGGAGAAGAAGAAGTCCCGCGGCTTCGGTTTCCTCTCCTTCGAGGAGGAGTCCTCCGTCGAGCACGTGACCAACGAGCGGTACATCAATCTGAATGGCAAGCAG GTCGAGATCAAGAAGGCCGAGCCTCGTGACGGATCTGGTGGCCAGAACTCCAACAACAGCACGGTTGGCGGCGCCTACGGCAAGCTGGGCAACGAGTGCAGCCACTGGGGACCGCACCACGCTCCCATCAACATGATGCAGGGCCAGAATGGCCAGATGGGTGGACCACCACTGAATATGCCCATTGGCGCGCCGAACATGATGCCTGGCTATCAGGGCTGGGGAACgtcgccgcagcagcagcagtacgGCTACGGCAACAGCGGCCCCGGATCGTACCAGGGCTGGGGAGCTCCGCCAGGACCCCAGGGACCCCCACCGCAGTGGTCGAACTACGCTGGACCGCAGCAGACGCAAGGCTACGGCGGCTATGACATGTACAACTCGACGTCGACCGGAGCTCCTTCGGGACCATCGGGCGGCGGCAGCTGGAACTCGTGGAACATGCCACCGAACTCTGCCGGACCCACTGGGGCACCGGGAGCCGGAGCTGGCACCGCCACGGACATGTACTCGCGTGCCCAGACCTGGGCGGCGGGCGGTCCCTCGACCACCGGACCCGTGGGCGGCATGCCGCGCACCGGACCCGGCAACTCGGCCTCCAAGTCCGGCTCTGAGTACGACTACGGCGGCTATGGTTCCGGCTACGACTACGACTACAGCAACTACGTGAAGCAGGAGGGCGCCTCCAACTATGGAGCTGGGCCGCGGTCGGCGTATGGCAACGATAGCTCCACGCAGCCACCCTATGCCACCTCGCAGGCTGTCTAA
- the x16 gene encoding probable splicing factor, arginine/serine-rich 6, whose protein sequence is MSRHPSDRKVYVGDLGNNARKNDLEYVFGAYGSLRSVWIARNPPGFAFVEFESARDAADAVRGLDGRTVCGRRARVELSTGKYARSGGGGGGGGGGGGGGGGLSGRDRGGGGGGGGGGRGDDKCYECGGRGHFARHCRERKARQRRRSNSFSRSRSTSRRRRTRSKSGTRSRSRSAGSVGRRSGRSNGRDENGSASRYSDHERNGSGAVDSPPPPKRRYEDEDEDRARASPRSRSRSRSRSASPAVRRGSPPRRRGDSSASRSVSRD, encoded by the exons atgtCGCGCCATCCGAGCGATAGGAAGGTGTACGTGGGCGATCTGGGCAACAATGCCCGCAAGAACGATCTGGAGTATGTGTTTGGGGCGTACGGCAGTCTGCGCAGCGTCTGGATTGCCCGCAATCCGCCGGGCTTTGCCTTCGTTGAGTTCGAGAGTGCCCGCGATGCGGCGGACGCGGTGCGCGGCCTGGACGGCCGGACGGTCTGCGGACGCCGTGCCCGGGTGGAGCTGTCCACCGGGAAGTACGCCAGAtccggcggcggtggtgggggaggaggaggcggtggcggcggcggcggaggactGAGCGGACGCGACcgtggaggaggcggtggcggcggcggcggaggtcGTGGCGACGATAAGTGCTACGAATGCGGCGGCCGCGGCCATTTCGCACGCCACTGCCGCGAAAGGAAGGCCAGGCAGCGACGCAG AAGCAACTCGTTCAGCAGATCTCGCAGCACATCCCGTCGCCGGCGCACTCGCTCCAAGTCCGGCACCCGATCCCGCAGTCGCTCCGCCGGTTCGGTGGGCCGTCGCTCGGGCCGCTCGAACGGACGGGACGAGAACGGATCGGCGTCGCGGTACAGCGACCACGAGCGCAACGGCAGCGGAGCGGTAGACTCGCCGCCGCCTCCGAAGCGGCGCTAcgaggatgaggacgaggaCCGGGCCAGGGCATCGCCGCGATCACGTTCCCGTTCCCGATCTCGATCGGCGTCGCCGGCGGTGCGCCGTGGATCGCCGCCCAGGCGTCGCGGCGACTCGTCCGCCTCACGATCCGTGTCCAGGGACTAG
- the Rat1 gene encoding 5'-3' exoribonuclease 2 homolog has protein sequence MGVPAFFRWLSRKYPSVIIECNENKQVDPDTGRNIYEDATQPNPNGIEFDNLYLDMNGIIHPCTHPEDKPAPKNEDEMMVAIFDCIDRLFGIVRPRKLLYMAIDGVAPRAKMNQQRSRRFRAAKETTEKRLEIERIREELLSRGCKLPPEKEKGEHFDSNCITPGTPFMDRLSKCLHYYVHDRLNNNPAWKGIKVILSDANVPGEGEHKIMDYIRKQRAQPDHDPNTQHVLCGADADLIMLGLATHEPNFTIIREEFLPNKPRPCDICNGFGHEMDKCVGLGATAPTGANFKPDVPIGAEVKFIFVRLSVLREYLKQTLEMPSLPFEYSFERALDDWVFMCFFVGNDFLPHLPSLEIREGAVDRLVELYKKCVYKTKGYLTDSGDVNLDRVQLIMTDLGNAEDQIFKSRQRREQQFKARDKARKRQERNQDHRSLDQSAFGASAVGPNSQQKSIGNYKEEAAALRNRKRTSDQANLDDEEEEEEDNDEVRLWEDGFKDRYYESKFDVAPGNQQFRYAVALQYVRGLCWVLKYYYQGCASWNWYFPYHYAPFASDFVNIQGLSTMFEKGTKPFNPLEQLMGVFPAASSSHVPEPWADLMANPESPIIDFYPEDFKIDLNGKKFAWQGVALLPFVDEKRLFKALVPYYEQLTGEEVKRNKRGDNYLYISNQSPHFKKVKKISDKSEENECNAVSFDGMRGTLGKTELNTAISGILRSPISGLSDINDNTTVTTTFKDPEYDDDYIFEAKRLENAVDPPQVLPNEQQGQKHRPVIGFNSHLTRAYVPDSGHRMLNAGIRNAGGGGGGGGGYGQGGGGYNQGGGQGYQNNSRNYNYNYNNNYNQHQGGGGGGGGGYQGNYNNRQQYGHNQRYNQDNSNQQRNYNNYNGPRNNNYQQQGGGNRQQNQNYRRF, from the coding sequence ATGGGAGTTCCAGCATTCTTTCGCTGGCTGAGCCGGAAGTACCCGAGCGTGATCATCGAGTGCAACGAGAACAAGCAGGTGGACCCGGACACCGGGCGCAATATCTACGAGGATGCGACGCAGCCGAATCCGAATGGGATAGAGTTCGACAACCTCTATCTGGACATGAACGGCATCATTCATCCTTGCACGCATCCGGAGGACAAGCCGGCGCCGAAGAACGAGGACGAGATGATGGTGGCCATTTTCGACTGCATCGATCGACTCTTCGGCATCGTGCGTCCCCGCAAGCTGCTCTACATGGCCATCGATGGGGTGGCGCCGCGTGCGAAGATGAATCAGCAGCGGTCGCGTCGCTTCCGGGCGGCCAAGGAGACTACGGAGAAGCGGCTGGAGATCGAGCGCATCCGCGAGGAGCTGCTCAGTCGCGGCTGCAAGCTGCCGCCGGAGAAGGAGAAGGGCGAGCACTTCGACTCCAACTGCATCACGCCGGGCACACCGTTCATGGACCGGCTGAGCAAGTGCCTGCACTACTACGTCCACGATCGGCTCAACAACAATCCGGCCTGGAAGGGCATCAAGGTCATCCTGTCCGATGCCAATGTGCCCGGCGAGGGCGAGCACAAGATCATGGACTATATACGCAAGCAGCGCGCCCAGCCGGATCATGATCCCAACACGCAGCACGTCCTGTGCGGCGCCGATGCCGATTTGATCATGTTGGGCCTGGCCACCCACGAGCCCAACTTCACCATCATTCGCGAGGAGTTTCTGCCGAATAAGCCGCGTCCCTGCGACATTTGCAATGGTTTTGGCCACGAGATGGACAAGTGCGTCGGCCTGGGGGCCACTGCGCCCACAGGCGCCAACTTCAAGCCAGATGTTCCCATCGGAGCGGAGGTAAAGTTCATCTTCGTGCGGCTGAGCGTGCTGCGGGAGTACCTGAAGCAGACGCTGGAGATGCCCAGCCTGCCGTTCGAGTACAGCTTCGAGCGCGCCTTGGACGACTGGGTGTTCATGTGCTTCTTTGTGGGCAACGACTTTCTGCCCCATCTGCCCAGCCTGGAGATTCGCGAGGGTGCAGTGGATCGGCTCGTGGAGCTGTACAAGAAGTGCGTCTACAAGACGAAGGGCTATCTCACCGATTCGGGCGATGTTAATCTGGACAGGGTGCAACTGATAATGACCGATTTGGGCAATGCCGAGGACCAGATCTTCAAGAGCCGCCAGCGGCGAGAGCAACAGTTCAAGGCGAGGGACAAGGCGCGCAAGAGGCAGGAGCGGAATCAGGATCACAGGTCCCTGGATCAGTCTGCATTCGGAGCGAGTGCCGTGGGACCGAATAGCCAGCAAAAGAGCATTGGCAACTACAAGGAGGAGGCGGCTGCTTTAAGGAATAGAAAGCGCACCAGTGACCAGGCCAATTTGgatgacgaggaggaggaggaggaggacaacGACGAGGTGCGTTTGTGGGAGGATGGCTTCAAGGATCGCTACTACGAGTCCAAGTTCGATGTGGCGCCGGGAAATCAGCAATTCCGCTACGCCGTCGCTTTGCAATATGTTCGCGGATTGTGCTGGGTGCTGAAGTACTACTACCAGGGCTGCGCCTCCTGGAACTGGTACTTCCCCTATCATTATGCTCCATTCGCTTCCGATTTTGTTAACATTCAGGGCCTGTCCACAATGTTCGAGAAGGGCACCAAGCCCTTCAATCCGCTGGAGCAACTGATGGGTGTCTTTCCGGCCGCCAGTAGCTCCCATGTCCCCGAACCCTGGGCTGATCTTATGGCCAACCCGGAGTCGCCGATCATTGACTTTTACCCAGAGGACTTCAAGATCGATCTGAATGGCAAGAAGTTCGCCTGGCAGGGAGTCGCTTTGCTGCCCTTCGTGGACGAGAAGCGGCTCTTCAAGGCCCTGGTTCCCTACTATGAACAGCTGACGGGCGAGGAGGTGAAGCGCAACAAGCGGGGCGACAATTACCTGTACATCAGCAACCAGAGTCCGCACTTCAAGAAGGTCAAGAAGATAAGCGATAAGTCGGAGGAGAACGAATGCAATGCCGTCTCCTTTGACGGAATGCGCGGCACGTTGGGAAAAACCGAGCTAAACACTGCCATCAGTGGAATCCTCAGGTCGCCGATCTCGGGACTGTCGGACATTAATGACAACACGACTGTGACGACCACTTTTAAGGATCCCGAGTACGATGATGACTACATATTCGAGGCAAAGCGGCTGGAAAATGCCGTCGATCCGCCGCAGGTGCTGCCCAATGAGCAGCAGGGTCAGAAGCATCGTCCCGTCATCGGATTCAATAGCCATTTGACCAGGGCCTACGTTCCGGATAGTGGACATCGCATGCTAAACGCGGGAATTAGAAACGCTggtggcggcggaggaggcggaggaggttATGGCCAAGGAGGAGGTGGCTACAACCAGGGAGGAGGACAGGGCTATCAGAACAATAGCCGCAACTATAACTACAACTACAATAATAACTACAATCAGCATCAGGGtggcggaggcggcggcggcggtggctatCAAGGCAACTACAATAACCGCCAGCAATATGGCCACAATCAGAGATACAACCAGGATAATTCCAATCAGCAGCGCAACTATAACAACTACAATGGTCCAAGGAATAACAACTACCAGCAACAGGGCGGCGGCAACAGGCAACAGAATCAGAATTATAGAAGATTTTAG
- the nop5 gene encoding nucleolar protein 58 has product MFVLYETPAGYAIFKLLDEKKLEQVDNLYLEFETPEKANKLLKLKHFEKFNDTTEALAAATAAVEGKVAKPLKKTLKKLLVDDVQSSLLVADAKLGTAIKDKLSVQCVYNTGVQELMRCIRQQADSLLGGLPKREMTAMALGLAHSLSRYKLKFSPDKIDTMIVQAQCLLDDLDKELNNYMMRAREWYGWHFPELGKIITDNIAFVKTIKLVGTRDNMAASDLSDILPEDVEEKVKEAAEISMGTEISEEDVLNIQCLCDEIISINDYRIHLYDYLKARMMAMAPNLTVLVGDTVGARLIAHAGSLINLAKHPSSTVQILGAEKALFRALKTKKDTPKYGLIYHAQLVGQASQKNKGKMSRSLAAKASLATRVDAFGEEATFELGAAHKVKLESRLRLLEEGNLRKLSGTGKAKAKFEKYQAKSEVFTYQPEADNTLNVKKRKHSETEQTPVKKEIKEEEEVAAEEEVKSEKKKKKKKKQKDEEAAEEAAAAPEPEDEPTPSKKKKKSKHQD; this is encoded by the exons ATGTTTGTGCTCTACGAAACGCCGGCGGGCTACGCGATTTTCAAGCTGCTGGACGAGAAGAAGCTGGAGCAGGTGGACAATCTGTACCTGGAGTTCGAGACACCCGAGAAGGCCAACAAGCTGCTGAAGCTGAAGCACTTTGAGAAATTCAACGACACCACAGAGGCGCTGGCCGCTGCAACGGCGGCGGTGGAGGGTAAGGTGGCCAAGCCGCTCAAGAAAACCCTCAAAAAGCTGCTCGTCGACGATGTGCAATCGTCGCTCCTCGTCGCCGATGCCAAACTGGGCACCGCCATCAAGGACAAGCTGTCGGTGCAGTGCGTCTACAACACCGGCGTCCAGGAGCTGATGCGCTGCATCCGCCAGCAGGCGGACAGTCTGCTCGGCGGCCTGCCCAAGCGCGAGATGACCGCCATGGCCCTGGGTCTCGCCCACTCCTTGTCGCGCTACAAGCTCAAGTTCTCGCCGGATAAGATTGACACCATGATTGTGCAGGCCCAGTGTCTGCTGGATGATCTGGACAAGGAGCTGAACAACTATATGATGCGTGCCCGCGAGTGGTACGGCTGGCACTTTCCCGAGCTGGGCAAGATCATCACCGATAATATTGCCTTTGTGAAGACCATCAAGTTGGTGGGCACCAGGGACAACATGGCTGCGAGCGATCTGTCCGATATTCTGCCCGAAGATGTGGAGGAGAAGGTCAAGGAGGCGGCCGAAATCTCGATGGGCACCGAAATCTCCGAGGAGGACGTTCTGAACATTCAGTGCCTGTGCGACGAGATTATCTCGATCAACGATTATCGCATCCATTTGTATGACTATCTGAAGGCCCGCATGATGGCCATGGCTCCCAATTTGACTGTGCTCGTCGGCGATACAGTGGGCGCTCGACTGATTGCCCATGCCGGTTCGCTGATCAATTTGGCCAAGCATCCCTCGTCCACCGTGCAAATCCTGGGCGCCGAAAAGGCCCTCTTCCGGGCGCTGAAGACCAAGAAGGATACGCCAAAGTATGGTTTGATCTACCACGCCCAGTTGGTGGGACAGGCCAGCCAGAAGAACAAGGGCAAGATGTCGCGTTCGCTGGCCGCCAAGGCGTCGCTGGCCACGCGAGTCGATGCCTTCGGTGAGGAGGCCACCTTCGAGCTGGGCGCCGCGCACAAGGTGAAGCTGGAATCgcggctgcggctgctggAGGAGGGTAACCTGCGCAAACTCTCGGGCACCGGCAAGGCCAAGGCCAAGTTCGAGAAGTACCAGGCCAAGAG TGAGGTATTCACCTACCAACCAGAAGCCGACAACACCTTGAACGTGAAGAAACGCAAGCACTCCGAAACCGAGCAGACGCCCGTGAAGAAGGAGAttaaggaggaggaggaggtggccgccgaggaggaggtcaagtccgagaagaagaagaaaaagaagaagaagcagaaggaCGAGGAGGCCGcagaggaggcggcggcggcgcctGAGCCCGAGGACGAGCCAACGCCAtcgaagaaaaagaaaaagtcaaAGCACCAGGATTAG
- the Wee1 gene encoding wee1-like protein kinase codes for MAFRQSEHEMSVTSLDSSVELRSRSPSPQLFNPRKLRFADDDFDKDPPEGASPRHPLQQRLKLSTGEERQQPGSKDKDGVGDGDVSMSPPCQKVRALRLFSTPATPKTILQKSTTQCSNHLSAAAAAVNATRRSEELFRERPRSLPLHNRKLPAQDTANVNPFTPDSLLAHNKKRCRTQFGRENLNLNVNAMQKYLLSEACDEDAAEEAGDSLREIHQQAPKRLALHDTNISRFKREFMQVNVIGVGEFGVVFQCVNRLDGCIYAIKKSKKPVAGSSFEKRALNEVWAHAVLGKHDNVVRYYSAWAEDDHMLIQNEFCDGGSLHARIQDHFLGEAELKIVLMHVIEGLRYIHSNDLVHMDLKPENIFSTMNPNAHKLVEVQPQQMKDDDGMDSVYEELRHSENLVTYKIGDLGHVTSVKEPHVEEGDCRYLSKEILQEDYSNLFKADIFSLGITLFEVAGGGPLPKNGPEWHNLRNGSVPILPSLSRDFNELIAQMMHPDPDKRPTSQSIFSHPILSAVDSKSKLQLGLELTVEKRKNEILMNKLREAKKQIKLLEQRVNLLAVTNNPDSLDGQRCLRSFTRRMRTPFSSHGKFDGISDRNKNIITNI; via the exons ATGGCCTTCCGCCAGTCGGAGCATGAGATGAGCGTCACCTCGCTCGATTCGAGCGTCGAGCTGCGATCGCGTTCCCCGTCGCCGCAGCTCTTCAATCCGCGCAAGCTGCGCTTCGCCGACGACGACTTTGACAAGGACCCGCCCGAAGGAGCGAGTCCGCGGCATCCCCTCCAGCAGCGGCTGAAGCTATCCACCGGCGAGGAACGGCAGCAGCCGGGCAGCAAGGATAAGGACGGCGTCGGCGACGGGGACGTGTCCATGTCGCCACCCTGCCAGAAGGTGCGCGCCCTGCGCCTCTTCAGCACCCCGGCCACCCCGAAGACCATCCTGCAGAAGTCGACGACGCAGTGCAGCAACCATCTATCGGCCGCTGCAGCGGCAGTCAACGCCACCCGTCGCAGCGAGGAGCTCTTCCGCGAGCGTCCGCGATCCCTGCCCCTGCACAACCGCAAACTGCCCGCCCAGGACACGGCCAACGTGAATCCCTTTACGCCTGATA gcCTCCTGGCTCACAATAAGAAGCGCTGCCGCACGCAATTCGGTCGCGAGAATCTCAACCTGAATGTGAATGCTATGCAAAAGTATTTGCTCAGCGAGGCCTGCGACGAGGatgcggcggaggaggcgggcGACTCACTGCGCGAGATCCACCAGCAGGCGCCCAAGCGGCTGGCCCTGCACGACACGAACATCAGTCGCTTCAAGCGCGAGTTCATGCAGGTGAACGTGATCGGCGTGGGCGAGTTCGGTGTGGTGTTCCAGTGCGTCAATCGACTGGATGGCTGCATCTATGCCATCAAGAAGAGCAAGAAGCCGGTGGCAGGCAGCTCCTTCGA AAAGAGAGCCCTAAATGAGGTCTGGGCCCATGCTGTCCTCGGCAAGCACGATAACGTGGTTAGATACTACTCCGCCTGGGCGGAGGACGATCACATGCTGATACAGAACGAGTTCTGCGACGGTGGCAGCCTGCATGCTCGCATCCAGGATCATTTCCTGGGCGAGGCAGAGCTGAAGATTGTGCTCATGCATGTGATCGAGGGCCTGCGCTACATCCACTCCAATGACCTGGTGCACATGGATCTGAAGCCGGAGAATATATTCTCCACGATGAATCCGAATGCACATAAGCTCGTGGAGGTGCAGCCGCAGCAGATGAAAGACGACGATGGCATGGACAGCGTCTACGAGGAGCTGCGCCACTCGGAGAACCTGGTCACGTACAAGATCGGCGACCTGGGTCATGTGACGTCCGTTAAGGAGCCCCATGTCGAGGAGGGGGACTGCCGCTATCTTTCGAAAGAGATCCTGCAGGAGGACTATTCGAATCTCTTCAAGGCCGACATCTTCTCGCTGGGCATCACGTTGTTCGAGGTGGCGGGCGGTGGCCCGCTGCCCAAAAATGGACCCGAATGGCACAATTTGCGAAATGGCAGTGTGCCGATCCTGCCCAGCCTGAGCAGAGATTTTAACGAACTGATAGCCCAGATGATGCACCCAGATCCCGACAAGAGGCCCACATCCCAGTCCATATTCAGCCATCC AATTTTGAGTGCCGTTGACTCCAAGAGCAAGCTGCAGCTCGGCCTGGAGCTGACCGTCGAGAAGCGGAAGAACGAGATACTAATGAACAAGCTGAGAGAGGCCAAAAAACAGATTAAGTTGCTCGAGCAAAGAG TCAACCTCCTTGCGGTGACCAACAATCCAGATAGTCTGGATGGGCAGCGATGCCTCCGTTCCTTCACGCGACGCATGCGCACGCCGTTCTCCAGCCATGGCAAGTTCGATGGCATATCCGATCGCAACAAGAACATTATCACCAATATCTGA